A single region of the Variovorax paradoxus genome encodes:
- a CDS encoding transglutaminase-like domain-containing protein — MQIEIGFDIELAVTAPTALIYMLQVHPSRAADLQNGEHITISPPLHTDYYMDAFDNHCARVRIPAGVESVRLRNHAVVFDPGWTDPVDYGAVEHSAADLPVSTLRFLLPSRYCEVDSELLQFAWNNFSRVTPGWHRVQAICDFVHEHLRFDYQAARATRTALEGFRERTGVCRDFAHLAITLCRCMNIPARYATGYLGDIGIPPVPYPMDFSAWFEVYLGDRWYTFDARHNVPRIGRIVIARGRDAADVPITMVFGANSLQRFEVTTAEVLQ; from the coding sequence ATGCAGATAGAGATCGGTTTCGACATTGAACTGGCCGTCACGGCGCCCACGGCACTGATCTACATGCTGCAAGTCCACCCGTCGCGCGCGGCCGACCTGCAGAACGGCGAGCACATCACCATCAGCCCGCCGCTGCACACCGACTACTACATGGACGCCTTCGACAACCACTGCGCGCGGGTGCGGATACCGGCAGGCGTGGAGAGCGTGCGGCTGCGCAACCATGCCGTGGTGTTCGACCCCGGCTGGACTGACCCGGTGGACTACGGCGCCGTGGAGCACTCGGCCGCCGACCTGCCGGTGTCGACGCTGCGCTTTTTGCTGCCCAGCCGCTATTGCGAAGTGGACAGCGAACTGCTGCAGTTCGCATGGAACAACTTTTCGCGCGTGACGCCCGGCTGGCATCGCGTGCAGGCCATCTGCGATTTCGTGCACGAGCACCTGCGCTTCGACTACCAGGCCGCACGCGCCACGCGCACGGCACTCGAAGGCTTTCGCGAGCGCACGGGCGTGTGCAGGGACTTCGCGCACCTGGCCATCACGCTGTGCCGCTGCATGAACATTCCGGCCCGCTATGCCACGGGCTATCTGGGCGACATCGGCATTCCGCCCGTGCCGTACCCGATGGACTTCAGCGCCTGGTTCGAGGTGTACCTGGGCGACCGCTGGTACACCTTCGATGCGCGGCACAACGTGCCCCGCATCGGCCGCATCGTGATTGCGCGCGGGCGCGACGCGGCCGACGTGCCGATCACCATGGTGTTCGGCGCCAACTCGTTGCAGCGCTTCGAAGTAACGACGGCCGAAGTGCTGCAATAG
- the ligD gene encoding non-homologous end-joining DNA ligase has product METKAPRITHAERMIDAASGVTKGDLATYYATVAPLIIPHLKGRPVALVRAPEGVGGELFFQKHAQHSDIAGIKLLDPALDPGHEPLLQIDTAQALIGAAQYNTIELHTWNATSRALGKPDRMTFDLDPGEGVDWQQIQEAALLVHVLLDELGLPSFLKTSGGKGLHVVVPLRRELGWDEVRGFSRAIVEHLARIVPDRFVAKSGPRNRVGKIFADYLRNGFGATTASAWSARARPGMGVSVPLAWEELPDLGSAAHWTVATIAERVSVGNTPWDAMESSRTGLRAAMEMLGYMPS; this is encoded by the coding sequence ATGGAGACCAAGGCGCCGCGCATCACCCATGCGGAACGCATGATCGACGCCGCCAGCGGCGTGACCAAGGGCGACCTTGCAACCTACTACGCCACCGTGGCGCCGCTGATCATTCCGCACCTCAAGGGGCGCCCCGTGGCCCTGGTGCGCGCGCCCGAGGGCGTGGGCGGCGAGCTGTTCTTCCAGAAGCATGCGCAGCACAGCGACATTGCCGGCATCAAGCTGCTCGACCCCGCGCTGGACCCGGGGCATGAGCCGCTGCTGCAGATCGACACCGCCCAGGCGCTGATCGGGGCGGCGCAATACAACACCATCGAGCTGCACACCTGGAACGCCACCTCGCGCGCCCTCGGAAAGCCTGACCGCATGACCTTCGACCTCGACCCCGGCGAAGGTGTCGACTGGCAGCAGATCCAGGAGGCCGCGCTGCTGGTGCACGTGCTGCTCGACGAACTCGGCCTGCCGTCGTTCCTGAAGACCAGCGGCGGCAAGGGGCTGCATGTGGTGGTGCCGCTTCGGCGCGAGCTTGGCTGGGACGAGGTGCGGGGCTTTTCGCGGGCCATCGTCGAGCACCTGGCGCGCATCGTTCCCGACCGCTTCGTGGCCAAGAGCGGCCCGCGCAACCGCGTGGGCAAGATCTTCGCGGACTACCTGCGCAACGGTTTCGGCGCAACCACGGCCAGTGCCTGGTCGGCGCGCGCGCGTCCGGGCATGGGCGTGTCGGTGCCGCTGGCGTGGGAAGAACTGCCCGATCTGGGCAGCGCCGCCCACTGGACGGTGGCCACCATTGCCGAACGCGTCAGCGTGGGAAACACGCCTTGGGACGCCATGGAGAGCAGCCGAACGGGGCTTCGGGCCGCCATGGAGATGCTGGGCTACATGCCCTCGTGA